The Leptolyngbya sp. 'hensonii' sequence AACTGGCGACGTTGCTGTTCCAACACATTCCGGCACTGATCCGCAAACATCTGAGTTTTTTGCTGAATCTGTTCATAGACCTCACCGGTCATCGTTCCGTCAATAAATTGCAGACGATGCTCCTGCCTCAGATCCTCGATGCCATCCATAGCCTGCTGGGGATTATGGGGAAGCAGAGTCTTGAACTCGGCAATGCTCCGGTTCGTGGTGGTGATCAGCTTTTTCGATCGTTCCCGCCGCACCTGCTGAAAAATTAGCCCCAGAATACTGGTGCCCACGATAATGAAAATCCCGGCCTGCAGATCGTTGTTGCCTTCCAGATAGCGAATCCAGGCACTGCGAGGGTCGCCATGCAAAAACACATCTTGAGCCGCAGGATGGATATAGAGAATACCCTTCTGTAGCAGTTCCTGGCTATCTCCAGATTTCAGTTCCGGGTAAAACTGAGAGTACTGGCGAGCACTGGAGATAATGGCCCAGGCCAGTAGTCCAATTTTTTGGGAACTAACATCGGGGCGGGTGGCCAATACCGTTGCCGTTGAAAGGGTCGAAGTGGGTTGGGCCGGAATCTCTGGACGAGGGTTATAGGTTCCCAGAGGAATGGTCGCAGCCTGATAGGACCCTGGATCCTGGATGGTGATGTAATTGACCAGACCCGGTTGGATCGGCAATATTTTCAAAGCGGGGACGGTTTCGAACTCGGTTCGCAGCTTTTTGCTCCCTCCCAGACCCCCCACATAAATCATGGCATCGAGTTGCCCTGTCCTCAGCTTCTGGATGGCGGTATCAAAGTCTGACTCATCTTCACGGACAGTTAACCCAGCAGCTTTCAACAGTTGGGCGCTGGTGAAGCGAATTCCACTACCGGGGGTACCAACGGCGACCCGTTTTCCCTGCAGGTCAGCCAGGGAGTTGAGGGGAGAATTGTTGGGGGCAATCACATGGATGTGTTCATTGGAAAGGGTCAGGACAGCCTGAACCTTCCCCTGGCGCATAGCTTCACTGGCGACATCCAACTGCACCAGGGCAAAGTCCACCTGGCGATCGAGCAACCGCTGTAGGTTCTGTCTGGAACCCTGAGATTCCAGTTGACGAACCGTCATGCTGACCTTAGTATCGGCAGAACTAATCATTTGTTGCCCCAATCGATGGTAATAACCACCATTGGTGCCACTGGAAAGGTTGGCTACTTCAGGTTGCAGGCTACAGCTACTTAAGGCAAACAGGCCAGCCGTTGCCAAAATCAGGTGGGGAAGGGGAAATTGCTTCAAGGAAGTCAGTCAGGGATGAACATGCTGATTTGAATTGTATCGAAATCAGCCGTAAGGACGAAGATCACCCTATCTTAGGTCTAAATCGGTTGAATCAGCACCTGATCCTTAGGCACCTTGAAAGCAGCCAGCGTAGAAACGGTAGCGTTCAGGTCCGTAATTGTGCTGACGCTTCTATAAGTCACCGTCATCGCCTCTGGTGTGACCTCGACGAGGGTGTAGCCATGGGTGGCAGAGTTG is a genomic window containing:
- a CDS encoding TAXI family TRAP transporter solute-binding subunit, with the protein product MKQFPLPHLILATAGLFALSSCSLQPEVANLSSGTNGGYYHRLGQQMISSADTKVSMTVRQLESQGSRQNLQRLLDRQVDFALVQLDVASEAMRQGKVQAVLTLSNEHIHVIAPNNSPLNSLADLQGKRVAVGTPGSGIRFTSAQLLKAAGLTVREDESDFDTAIQKLRTGQLDAMIYVGGLGGSKKLRTEFETVPALKILPIQPGLVNYITIQDPGSYQAATIPLGTYNPRPEIPAQPTSTLSTATVLATRPDVSSQKIGLLAWAIISSARQYSQFYPELKSGDSQELLQKGILYIHPAAQDVFLHGDPRSAWIRYLEGNNDLQAGIFIIVGTSILGLIFQQVRRERSKKLITTTNRSIAEFKTLLPHNPQQAMDGIEDLRQEHRLQFIDGTMTGEVYEQIQQKTQMFADQCRNVLEQQRRQFILDNLLLLDEWQATLQSDSEVAMQKLGQLKQQYREMLLAGQVDIEAYIELMELTLMSVMTLTNDRSALSQGTGEHPVSSR